Proteins encoded in a region of the Bacteroidota bacterium genome:
- a CDS encoding fatty acid desaturase codes for MVWMLNSDISWWWILPICLPAAGLLVRIFIIFHDCTHNSFFSSKRANEIVGHITGTMVFTGFSDWQHTHAVHHKNVGDLDKRGTGGDIWTMTVTEYKASSFLTKVWYRIYRNPLFLFLIVPSVLFLVIQRFPDTTMGTRKIGSLMLTNAVIAGVLILSWFTIGLGTYLAVQVPVMAIAGTMGIWLFYVQHQYENVYWSRSQGWNPFEAALEGSSFYKLPAVLRWFTGNIGYHHIHHMNPAIPNYYLKKCYESIDELRKVEPLTISRSLKSLFLHLYDEQSKRMVTFWQARKLAGSV; via the coding sequence ATGGTCTGGATGCTCAACTCAGATATTTCCTGGTGGTGGATTTTGCCCATCTGCCTGCCTGCCGCCGGTCTGCTGGTGCGGATTTTTATCATTTTTCACGACTGCACCCATAATTCATTTTTCTCGAGTAAACGTGCCAATGAAATTGTAGGGCATATTACAGGCACCATGGTTTTCACTGGTTTTTCTGACTGGCAGCATACCCATGCCGTTCACCATAAAAATGTGGGCGATCTGGATAAACGGGGAACCGGTGGCGATATCTGGACCATGACGGTTACTGAGTACAAGGCCTCTTCCTTTCTGACAAAGGTCTGGTACCGGATCTACCGCAATCCGTTGTTTCTGTTCCTGATTGTTCCCTCGGTTTTGTTTCTGGTTATTCAACGTTTCCCCGATACGACCATGGGAACCCGCAAAATCGGCAGTCTCATGCTGACCAATGCGGTGATTGCCGGTGTTCTGATTCTCTCCTGGTTTACCATCGGATTGGGAACCTATCTGGCCGTTCAGGTTCCGGTGATGGCAATTGCCGGCACCATGGGAATCTGGTTGTTCTACGTTCAGCATCAGTATGAGAATGTGTACTGGTCCCGGTCACAGGGCTGGAATCCGTTCGAAGCAGCGCTTGAAGGAAGTTCTTTTTACAAGTTACCGGCTGTGCTCCGCTGGTTCACCGGCAACATTGGTTACCATCACATTCATCACATGAATCCGGCCATTCCCAACTACTACCTGAAAAAATGTTACGAAAGCATTGATGAACTGCGCAAGGTGGAGCCTCTGACCATCAGCCGCAGCCTGAAGTCTCTGTTCCTGCATCTGTACGATGAACAATCGAAGCGGATGGTCACTTTCTGGCAGGCCCGGAAGCTGGCTGGGAGCGTTTAA
- a CDS encoding Gfo/Idh/MocA family oxidoreductase, with protein sequence MKKVNIALVGCGRIAEKHIEALMKLPDDYRITAVCDTVSENLSKAVEITGAKGYASYDDLLEKEKPDLITLCTPSGLHAAQGIKAAKKHIHVLSEKPMATRLKDADDLIRTCDEQGVRLFVVKQNRLNSTIQLLRRAIDKGRFGRIFTVEVNVFWARPQSYYDAAKWRGTWEFDGGAFLNQASHYVDLITWLIGPPESVCAITGTLARKIEAEDTGAAVIRFRNGAIGSMTVTMLTWPKNLEGSITVIGERGTVRIGGIAVNDIKHWEFDQYDDDDKVVETASYKVESVYGFGHLGYYKNVADSLLRGIDAHTDGREGRKSLELIEAIYISARDKRFVNLPLTV encoded by the coding sequence ATGAAGAAAGTTAACATTGCCCTTGTTGGCTGCGGACGTATTGCAGAAAAACACATCGAAGCGCTGATGAAATTGCCCGATGATTACCGGATCACCGCGGTTTGCGACACGGTTTCTGAAAACCTTTCCAAAGCAGTGGAGATTACCGGAGCAAAGGGATATGCCTCCTATGACGACCTGCTCGAAAAAGAAAAGCCCGATCTGATCACCCTGTGCACACCCTCGGGACTTCATGCCGCACAGGGAATCAAGGCAGCAAAGAAACACATTCACGTGCTGTCTGAAAAGCCCATGGCCACCCGTCTGAAGGATGCCGATGATCTGATCAGAACCTGCGATGAACAGGGTGTGCGGTTATTTGTGGTGAAACAGAACCGGTTGAATTCGACCATTCAGCTCCTTCGCAGAGCCATTGATAAAGGCCGGTTCGGACGGATTTTTACCGTGGAAGTCAATGTGTTCTGGGCCAGACCCCAATCGTACTACGATGCGGCCAAATGGAGGGGAACCTGGGAATTTGATGGCGGTGCTTTTCTGAATCAGGCCAGCCACTATGTCGATCTCATCACCTGGCTGATCGGGCCACCCGAGTCGGTTTGTGCCATCACCGGAACTCTCGCCCGTAAAATCGAGGCCGAAGACACCGGCGCTGCCGTCATCCGGTTCCGTAACGGAGCCATTGGAAGCATGACGGTTACCATGCTCACCTGGCCAAAGAATCTGGAAGGGTCCATCACCGTTATTGGTGAACGGGGAACGGTAAGAATCGGCGGAATTGCCGTAAACGACATCAAACATTGGGAATTTGACCAGTATGATGACGATGACAAAGTCGTCGAAACGGCCAGCTACAAAGTTGAATCGGTGTACGGATTCGGACATCTGGGCTATTATAAAAACGTAGCCGATTCCCTGCTTCGTGGCATCGATGCCCACACCGATGGCCGTGAAGGCCGAAAATCCCTCGAACTGATCGAAGCCATTTACATCAGCGCCCGCGATAAACGGTTTGTGAACCTGCCACTGACGGTCTGA
- a CDS encoding glycosyltransferase family 4 protein yields the protein MPDRIPVLIVTYYFPPAGGPGVQRILKFCKYLTDHHIQPVVLTVRNGEYPNTDLSLMSDVADDLPVYQTPIVEPYRFYKRFTGMKQSDSFGVAFVKKEKSSTPSWKEKLALWIRGNLFIPDARFLWKWTAIPAGLDIIKKHGIRAIVTTGPPHSTHLIGRNLKKRTGLPWLADFRDPWTGIDYYSKFPLTRWADRKHRRLESAVLNEADEVVVVSKSMKTAFAALTDTPITVIPNGYDDAELPATPPKPPADLWVVGYVGNMYPVRNWETVATLFASMVTQSPAMADRFRLKLIGNEDGSVIDRFEKAGLGPYLIRKGYLPHDQAIQELYTCHALLLVINDEPGNTHVLTGKLFEYLGTGRPILFSGPVPGDAWDLLSQTGRAVNLGEGFILPPFADLEKQPVLTAFTRRSLTRQLALRIKTMIHQQDHHHEES from the coding sequence ATGCCTGATCGCATTCCGGTTCTGATTGTCACGTACTATTTTCCCCCGGCCGGCGGACCGGGCGTGCAGCGGATTCTCAAATTCTGCAAGTACCTGACCGACCACCACATTCAACCCGTTGTGCTAACGGTCCGGAATGGTGAGTATCCAAACACCGACCTGTCTCTGATGTCGGATGTGGCCGATGACTTGCCAGTCTACCAGACCCCCATTGTTGAACCTTACCGGTTTTATAAACGCTTTACCGGTATGAAACAGTCCGACTCCTTCGGCGTCGCTTTTGTAAAAAAGGAAAAATCTTCCACCCCATCCTGGAAGGAAAAACTGGCGCTATGGATCCGCGGCAATCTTTTCATCCCCGATGCCCGGTTTCTATGGAAATGGACGGCCATCCCAGCCGGCCTGGATATCATTAAAAAACATGGAATCCGGGCGATCGTGACAACAGGTCCGCCCCACAGTACCCATCTGATTGGCCGGAATCTCAAAAAACGAACCGGACTTCCCTGGCTGGCCGATTTCAGGGATCCGTGGACCGGTATCGATTATTATTCGAAATTTCCGCTTACCCGCTGGGCCGACCGGAAACACCGCCGGCTGGAATCGGCCGTTCTCAACGAAGCAGATGAAGTGGTGGTTGTTTCCAAATCCATGAAAACGGCCTTTGCCGCTCTTACAGATACACCCATCACCGTTATTCCAAACGGATATGATGATGCCGAGTTGCCGGCCACTCCGCCCAAACCACCAGCCGATTTATGGGTGGTTGGCTATGTGGGAAACATGTATCCGGTCAGAAACTGGGAAACTGTGGCTACGTTATTCGCCTCCATGGTCACACAATCACCAGCAATGGCAGATCGGTTCCGGCTGAAACTGATTGGCAACGAGGATGGGTCGGTCATCGACCGGTTTGAAAAGGCAGGTCTGGGGCCCTATCTGATCAGGAAGGGCTATTTGCCTCACGATCAGGCAATACAGGAATTGTACACTTGTCATGCTCTGCTCCTGGTTATCAATGACGAGCCCGGCAATACCCATGTACTCACCGGAAAACTGTTCGAGTATCTCGGAACCGGTCGTCCCATTTTGTTCTCGGGCCCCGTCCCCGGCGATGCCTGGGATCTGCTCAGTCAGACCGGACGGGCGGTCAATCTCGGTGAGGGATTCATTTTGCCTCCATTTGCCGATCTGGAAAAACAGCCGGTTCTCACCGCCTTTACCCGGCGCAGTCTGACCAGACAACTTGCTCTCCGGATCAAAACCATGATTCATCAACAGGACCATCACCATGAAGAAAGTTAA
- a CDS encoding YfhO family protein, with product MKSKTQTIGTAQVPTGSSVNWPLILSLASIVLVPVLFMAPLLFQGKTFPASDTQQWLGTAKALVDYHEATGSLPLWTPNVFGGMPGYMISLPNPIPGFDSIILSSLGLISDWRVVYLVFMGIGAFLFSRRFTDNEWLSAMAAVAFQLSTYFIIILKVGHNTKFQAIAYLPWILLAFDFLIRSGGWKGGLALALGLSLQLRANHPQITYYTLIVLLIWGLFWLVDEIRNGRIKPMLQTIGWAAAGGLIAVMTIAFPYLINADYSQYTIRAGTLASGAAGLTRDYALAWSFDWVESVTFFVADFFGGHSPYYWWQMPFTEGPQYLGAILLFLAGLTFLVPLTRTVLMLWIVTGVTWLLAMGSNFPFLADLALNALPFYNKFRTPSMILVILSLTIPVLAVLGVQGFLKAIAANRRTDELLKRFYLLSGLVIGFGVVLLIVSGSMGFIRPEEAQQYDARTLDYLKGERSALTTDSIWKFLILNVVAIGLVWLAATSRLKAGMVGFGLFLLLLTDLWTYNSQYVSKEVMVSKRQFSAGFPQSPVDRFLLEDTTDFRIYPVGNLYQSTRFNYYHQSIGGYHGAKLAVFQNLIDSSLSVSTGPIPFNSGTLKAFGVKYLVIPQAINQPIGTLLPSFVDPAGKQSVMETTTFGGKAFFVKKVNRLDDPTLHVREMNRDGWDPEQLSFVAGYQPSADLSWDSSATIRQVKREHHELAWQVSTPVSSFLFLSEIWYPSGWRATLDGKEIPLYQTNHAFRGVEIPAGSHELVLTFDPPAVTASLTAGWIGTAILYGGLLLWGFLLVRKRKDA from the coding sequence ATGAAATCCAAAACACAAACCATCGGAACGGCCCAGGTTCCCACCGGATCTTCTGTAAACTGGCCCCTTATCCTGTCTCTTGCCTCGATCGTTCTGGTGCCGGTCCTGTTCATGGCCCCACTGCTTTTTCAGGGAAAAACCTTTCCTGCCTCAGATACACAGCAATGGCTGGGAACCGCCAAAGCCCTGGTCGACTATCACGAAGCAACCGGATCCCTGCCGCTCTGGACTCCGAACGTCTTCGGCGGAATGCCGGGCTATATGATTTCACTGCCAAACCCCATTCCTGGTTTCGATTCCATAATTCTGTCATCGCTCGGTCTGATTTCCGATTGGCGGGTGGTTTATCTGGTATTCATGGGAATTGGCGCTTTCCTTTTCAGCCGCCGGTTTACCGATAATGAATGGCTGTCGGCCATGGCAGCAGTTGCCTTTCAGCTTTCCACCTACTTTATCATCATTCTTAAAGTCGGTCACAACACCAAATTTCAGGCCATTGCTTACCTGCCCTGGATTCTGCTGGCCTTTGACTTTCTCATCCGGTCGGGAGGATGGAAAGGCGGCCTGGCTCTTGCTTTGGGGCTGTCTCTCCAACTCCGGGCCAACCACCCGCAAATCACTTATTATACCCTGATCGTTCTGCTGATCTGGGGTCTGTTCTGGCTGGTTGATGAAATCAGAAACGGACGAATTAAACCCATGCTGCAAACCATTGGCTGGGCCGCCGCCGGGGGGCTCATTGCTGTGATGACCATTGCATTTCCCTATCTGATCAATGCCGACTACTCCCAATATACCATCCGGGCAGGAACCCTTGCCTCGGGTGCGGCCGGACTGACCCGTGATTATGCACTGGCATGGTCCTTCGATTGGGTCGAATCGGTCACCTTTTTTGTGGCCGACTTCTTTGGCGGACACTCTCCTTATTACTGGTGGCAGATGCCCTTCACCGAAGGTCCTCAATACCTGGGTGCCATACTTCTGTTCCTGGCCGGACTCACTTTTCTGGTTCCACTCACCCGCACCGTGCTTATGTTATGGATCGTGACCGGTGTGACCTGGTTACTAGCCATGGGTTCCAACTTTCCTTTCCTGGCCGATCTTGCACTGAATGCCCTGCCCTTCTACAATAAGTTCCGGACTCCCAGCATGATTCTGGTGATCCTGAGTCTCACAATCCCCGTTCTGGCTGTTCTCGGTGTACAGGGATTTCTGAAAGCCATCGCAGCCAACCGGCGCACCGATGAACTCCTGAAACGGTTTTACCTACTCTCCGGCCTGGTGATCGGCTTTGGCGTGGTCCTGCTGATCGTTTCCGGATCAATGGGATTCATTCGCCCCGAAGAGGCTCAGCAATATGACGCACGCACACTCGACTACCTGAAAGGGGAACGGTCTGCACTCACCACCGACTCCATCTGGAAATTCCTGATTCTGAATGTGGTGGCCATTGGCCTGGTCTGGCTGGCTGCCACCAGCCGACTGAAAGCCGGCATGGTCGGATTCGGACTGTTTCTGCTGCTTCTCACCGATCTGTGGACGTACAACAGTCAGTATGTGTCAAAAGAGGTCATGGTTTCGAAAAGGCAATTCTCGGCTGGGTTTCCTCAGTCGCCAGTGGACCGGTTCCTGCTTGAAGACACCACAGACTTCCGTATTTATCCCGTCGGGAATCTGTATCAGTCCACCCGGTTTAACTACTATCACCAATCCATTGGTGGCTATCATGGTGCCAAACTGGCCGTATTCCAGAATCTGATCGACAGCAGTCTGTCGGTCAGCACCGGTCCCATTCCCTTCAACTCCGGAACGCTGAAAGCCTTTGGGGTAAAATATCTGGTTATACCTCAGGCCATCAACCAGCCCATCGGAACGCTGCTTCCTTCTTTTGTCGATCCGGCCGGCAAGCAAAGCGTGATGGAAACCACCACCTTTGGCGGAAAAGCCTTTTTCGTAAAAAAAGTCAACCGGCTGGATGATCCGACCCTGCACGTGCGCGAAATGAACCGAGATGGCTGGGACCCGGAACAACTCAGTTTCGTCGCCGGGTACCAACCATCAGCCGATCTTTCCTGGGATTCGTCTGCCACCATCCGGCAGGTAAAACGAGAGCATCATGAACTGGCCTGGCAGGTCAGTACCCCGGTTTCTTCGTTTCTGTTTCTGTCTGAAATCTGGTACCCATCTGGCTGGCGGGCCACACTGGACGGGAAAGAGATTCCCCTTTATCAGACCAACCATGCGTTCCGCGGTGTGGAAATTCCGGCAGGATCCCATGAACTGGTACTGACCTTTGACCCACCCGCAGTGACTGCCAGTCTGACCGCCGGATGGATCGGGACGGCCATTCTGTATGGTGGACTTCTCCTCTGGGGTTTCCTCTTAGTCAGAAAGCGGAAGGATGCCTGA
- a CDS encoding class I SAM-dependent methyltransferase, translated as MQYDPIKQRLSDFIRNQPVLKILFFKVLRVLFLREWYVRSVLFRLFPDKKPARILDAGCGFGQYSYLMSTRFPGATIDSVDLNPAHVSALSDFAGRLNLNINPSVQDLTTYTSQDSYDLILCVDVIEHIENDRAVFSNFARSLSPGGEVVISTPSDQGGSDHHHDHDHEHQGVHGFIDEHARDGYSITDLKEKLETAGLVVADIRYTYGAFGSFAWKLAVKWPMMLLNLSMALVLLLPFYFLITLIPILLLHQADMMVRWKRGTGLIARAIKPN; from the coding sequence ATGCAATACGATCCAATCAAACAACGCCTGTCTGACTTTATCAGGAACCAACCGGTTCTTAAAATCCTGTTTTTCAAAGTGCTTCGTGTGCTGTTTCTCAGAGAATGGTACGTCCGCTCGGTCCTTTTCCGGCTGTTTCCCGATAAGAAACCTGCCCGGATCCTCGATGCCGGCTGTGGTTTCGGGCAGTACAGCTATCTGATGTCCACCCGCTTTCCCGGAGCCACCATTGATAGTGTGGATCTGAATCCGGCCCATGTGAGTGCCCTCAGCGATTTCGCCGGCCGGTTAAATCTGAATATCAATCCGTCTGTTCAGGATCTGACCACGTATACCAGTCAGGATTCCTATGACCTGATTCTGTGTGTCGATGTGATTGAACACATCGAAAATGACCGTGCGGTCTTTTCAAACTTTGCCCGGTCTCTTTCCCCGGGCGGCGAGGTCGTGATTTCAACCCCCAGCGATCAGGGAGGATCTGATCACCACCACGATCACGATCATGAGCATCAGGGTGTACACGGTTTTATCGATGAACACGCCCGCGATGGTTACTCCATCACAGACCTGAAGGAAAAACTTGAAACCGCCGGCCTGGTGGTTGCCGATATACGGTATACCTATGGAGCCTTTGGTTCCTTCGCCTGGAAACTGGCAGTTAAATGGCCCATGATGCTTCTGAATCTGTCTATGGCCCTTGTTCTTCTGCTTCCCTTTTATTTTCTGATCACCCTCATTCCCATTTTACTCCTGCATCAGGCCGATATGATGGTTCGCTGGAAACGCGGAACCGGACTTATTGCAAGAGCCATCAAACCCAATTAA
- a CDS encoding glycosyltransferase family 2 protein, protein MPTLTIVIPLYNEEESLIPLREKIGKACSDAGLDYDILFIDDGSTDQSFPVLAGMAAQDPRVKVIRFRKNYGKSAALNVGFREATGKYVITMDADLQDDPAEIPNLVKKLEEDQLDLVSGWKKVRHDPVSKTLPSKLFNAVTSRLIGLKLHDYNCGFKIYRNEVVKTVEIYGELHRYVPALAHLSGFKVAEIPVVHHPRPFGKSKFGMDRFFKGFLDLATVLFISRYMRRPLHFFGGWGLVFLLAGLAINLWLTIGWFQGEIAISKRPVLFLGILLTILGIQFISTGFLGEMITKVFTRSDQYAIRETVNL, encoded by the coding sequence TTGCCAACCCTGACGATCGTCATACCGCTGTACAATGAAGAGGAGTCACTGATACCCCTCAGAGAAAAAATCGGGAAAGCCTGCTCCGATGCCGGGTTGGATTACGATATTCTTTTTATCGATGATGGAAGCACAGACCAGTCTTTTCCGGTTCTGGCCGGTATGGCCGCTCAGGATCCCCGCGTAAAAGTCATCCGTTTCAGGAAGAATTATGGTAAAAGTGCAGCGCTGAATGTCGGCTTCCGGGAAGCCACCGGTAAATATGTGATTACCATGGATGCCGACCTGCAGGACGATCCGGCCGAGATCCCGAATCTGGTAAAAAAACTGGAAGAGGACCAGCTCGATCTCGTTTCCGGCTGGAAGAAAGTCCGCCATGACCCGGTTTCGAAAACACTGCCCAGCAAACTGTTTAATGCAGTGACCAGCAGACTTATCGGACTGAAACTTCACGACTACAACTGCGGATTTAAAATCTACCGGAATGAAGTTGTGAAAACAGTTGAAATCTACGGTGAACTGCACCGGTATGTGCCTGCCTTGGCTCACCTGAGCGGATTTAAAGTCGCCGAAATACCCGTGGTACATCACCCCAGACCTTTTGGAAAATCCAAATTCGGAATGGACCGGTTTTTTAAAGGATTTCTCGATCTGGCCACCGTCCTGTTCATCAGCCGGTATATGCGCCGCCCGCTTCACTTCTTCGGTGGCTGGGGACTGGTTTTTCTGCTTGCCGGACTCGCCATCAACCTCTGGCTGACCATTGGCTGGTTTCAGGGTGAAATCGCCATTTCAAAACGCCCGGTTCTCTTTCTTGGTATTTTGCTGACCATTCTGGGTATTCAATTCATCTCGACCGGATTTCTGGGTGAAATGATCACCAAGGTCTTCACCCGATCCGATCAATACGCCATTCGGGAAACGGTAAATCTGTAA
- the truA gene encoding tRNA pseudouridine(38-40) synthase TruA — protein MTQRFAFFCEYNGAGFNGWQLQAPEKAPVTVQSVLESAFRQFLHDPDFRIHGSGRTDTGVHATGQCFHADLPEGTDTGRLIRGINGIAGDHPVAIWEARPVRPDFHARFSATSRLYHYTLNTRPSPLNRHKEWFYPYPLKPDQLREMASLIRQATDFSSFCRAADEADHKRCRILECDWKTEDSRLIFSIRANRFLYGMVRALVGTQLDLIRRGEHPESLSKLLDARNRQAAGPAAKAHGLTLVEVTYPAECFLS, from the coding sequence GTGACGCAGCGGTTTGCCTTTTTTTGTGAATACAATGGCGCCGGATTCAACGGCTGGCAATTACAGGCACCCGAAAAAGCACCGGTAACGGTACAGAGTGTACTGGAGTCGGCCTTCAGACAATTTCTCCACGATCCTGACTTCCGGATCCATGGCAGCGGCCGCACCGATACCGGTGTTCATGCTACCGGCCAATGTTTTCACGCCGACCTGCCAGAAGGAACCGATACCGGACGCCTGATCAGAGGGATCAATGGAATAGCCGGCGACCATCCGGTGGCCATTTGGGAAGCCAGACCGGTCAGACCCGATTTTCACGCCCGTTTCTCTGCCACCAGCCGGTTGTACCACTATACACTCAACACCAGACCCTCTCCGCTGAACCGTCACAAGGAATGGTTTTACCCCTATCCTCTGAAACCTGATCAGCTCAGAGAAATGGCCAGTCTGATCAGACAGGCCACCGATTTCAGCAGCTTTTGCAGGGCAGCCGATGAAGCCGATCATAAAAGATGCCGTATTCTGGAGTGTGACTGGAAAACCGAGGACTCCCGTCTGATTTTCTCCATCAGAGCCAACCGGTTTTTATATGGAATGGTACGGGCTCTGGTAGGAACCCAACTGGATCTCATCCGACGGGGAGAACACCCGGAATCGCTTAGTAAACTGCTCGATGCCCGCAACCGTCAGGCCGCCGGCCCAGCCGCCAAGGCCCATGGATTGACATTGGTTGAAGTCACTTACCCGGCAGAATGTTTCCTGTCGTGA
- the ccsA gene encoding cytochrome c biogenesis protein CcsA: MIYKGLVIFALVAFILSTIFYFMSARKEGLTTDPWRWAGRFSFITGSVLAVAIISILAWLIFDHQFQYNYVYSYSSRDLPADYLFSTLWAGQEGSFLLWVFFLSILGVFLIYSAKDYEPVVLMVFSLALSFIFSMIAGIWVGETTIGSNPFKTIYEAYPGQVPDGFIPPDGRGLNPLLQNYWMTIHPPVLFTGFASALVPFAFAIAALWRERYDEWIRPALPWTLWAVFSLGLGIMMGGYWAYETLGWGGYWAWDPVENGSLVPWLALVACIHTMLVQRKTGTLKRFTLFTALFAFIMVVYSTFLTRSGVLADFSVHSFSSLGLYNQLLLFIVAFVLLAAGLMIARWKRLPSPTWSNEIFSREFAMISGSLILTLMAIGIIIGTSWPVISQWFGEAKTVDAAGYNQLMLPVAVVLALLMGIGQLLWFTGTDRKQVIKQLLIPAGIGLVSAPILYLLGMTHFHMLALGVSAVFAISANLQIGLRVVLGNPKLAGGSLAHIGIGIMLIGFITSGKYDSTVTVSLPLNETSDVFGYSVTWTGDTLSDGKEAFKLKVTREGNDWDLAPIMYYSTYSQAWMKSPDILLRPTYDVYFEPITVEPAIGNKDLSALRFGKQSSIDIGTGKIIFSGFEQVSMDPTDIRFNMVFLYKTANQTDTLRSLYKIGKDRMVSVTPVSPAPGVILAPREVIPEQAQVIASLTIGENQLKTARPETLVVQASVKPMIILVWIGTLLTLGGFLLAMSKRWKQR; the protein is encoded by the coding sequence ATGATATACAAAGGCCTTGTCATTTTTGCTTTGGTGGCATTCATCCTCTCCACCATTTTCTATTTCATGTCTGCCCGGAAGGAAGGATTAACCACCGATCCATGGCGTTGGGCCGGCCGGTTCAGTTTCATCACCGGGTCGGTGTTGGCTGTGGCCATCATCTCTATTCTGGCCTGGCTGATTTTCGACCATCAGTTCCAGTACAACTACGTTTACTCCTACAGTTCACGGGATCTGCCAGCCGATTATCTGTTTTCGACCTTGTGGGCCGGTCAGGAAGGATCGTTTCTTCTGTGGGTCTTTTTCCTCAGCATTCTGGGTGTATTCCTGATTTACTCGGCCAAGGACTATGAACCTGTGGTCCTGATGGTCTTTTCACTGGCTTTGTCTTTTATCTTTTCCATGATCGCCGGAATCTGGGTCGGAGAAACCACCATCGGATCCAATCCGTTCAAAACCATTTACGAGGCCTATCCCGGTCAGGTACCCGATGGATTCATTCCACCCGACGGACGGGGTCTGAATCCGCTCCTGCAAAACTATTGGATGACCATTCACCCCCCGGTTCTGTTTACCGGATTTGCATCTGCCCTGGTTCCTTTTGCCTTTGCCATTGCCGCCCTCTGGCGTGAACGGTATGATGAATGGATCCGCCCGGCTCTTCCATGGACCTTGTGGGCTGTGTTCTCTCTCGGTCTTGGCATCATGATGGGCGGATACTGGGCCTATGAAACCCTCGGATGGGGAGGTTATTGGGCCTGGGATCCGGTCGAAAACGGATCGCTGGTACCGTGGCTGGCACTGGTGGCCTGCATTCATACAATGCTGGTTCAAAGAAAAACCGGGACATTGAAACGGTTTACCCTGTTTACCGCTCTGTTTGCGTTTATCATGGTCGTTTACAGCACGTTTCTGACCAGAAGTGGTGTTCTTGCCGACTTCAGCGTGCATTCTTTCAGCAGCCTGGGATTGTATAATCAGCTTTTGCTGTTCATTGTGGCTTTCGTTCTGCTGGCAGCAGGGCTGATGATTGCCCGGTGGAAACGCCTTCCCTCTCCCACCTGGTCCAATGAAATTTTCTCGCGGGAATTTGCCATGATTTCCGGATCACTGATCCTGACACTGATGGCCATTGGTATTATCATCGGAACGTCCTGGCCGGTCATCAGCCAATGGTTCGGCGAAGCAAAGACAGTTGATGCAGCCGGGTACAACCAATTAATGCTTCCGGTGGCCGTGGTACTGGCCCTGCTGATGGGTATTGGTCAGCTGTTATGGTTTACTGGCACCGACCGGAAACAGGTTATTAAACAGCTTCTCATCCCGGCAGGTATCGGTCTGGTGTCCGCACCCATCCTTTACCTTCTGGGAATGACTCATTTTCACATGCTGGCCCTGGGCGTTTCGGCCGTTTTTGCAATTTCCGCCAACCTGCAAATCGGACTCCGGGTGGTTCTCGGAAATCCGAAACTGGCCGGCGGTTCGCTGGCCCATATCGGAATCGGGATTATGCTGATCGGATTCATCACCAGCGGAAAGTATGATTCCACGGTAACCGTTTCCCTTCCCCTGAATGAAACAAGCGATGTTTTCGGATATTCAGTCACCTGGACCGGAGATACCCTGTCGGATGGAAAAGAGGCCTTTAAACTTAAAGTAACCCGCGAAGGCAACGACTGGGACCTGGCCCCGATCATGTATTATTCCACCTACTCCCAGGCCTGGATGAAGAGTCCCGATATTCTGCTAAGGCCCACTTATGATGTGTATTTTGAACCCATCACGGTGGAACCCGCCATCGGCAACAAGGATTTATCGGCCCTTCGGTTCGGCAAACAATCCTCCATTGATATCGGAACCGGCAAAATCATTTTCTCTGGCTTCGAACAGGTTTCCATGGATCCGACCGATATCCGGTTCAACATGGTCTTTCTCTATAAAACGGCCAACCAGACCGACACCCTCCGTTCCTTGTATAAAATCGGCAAAGACCGCATGGTATCGGTAACTCCTGTCAGTCCGGCACCCGGTGTGATTCTGGCTCCGCGCGAGGTCATTCCTGAACAGGCACAGGTCATTGCTTCCCTGACCATCGGTGAGAATCAGTTAAAAACTGCCCGTCCGGAAACGCTGGTGGTGCAGGCCTCTGTAAAACCCATGATTATTCTGGTCTGGATCGGAACCCTGCTTACACTCGGCGGATTCCTGCTTGCCATGTCGAAACGCTGGAAACAACGATGA
- a CDS encoding cytochrome c maturation protein CcmE, protein MNKKLVAGLALIVAFTVYGVYAFRENVNPYTDFTGAETSWGKVQIKGTWDQNRESDYNSETNTFTFWLTDESGKSCQVIFSGAKPNNFEHATSVVVRGSLDGTVFRSDRILVKCPSKYQSEQADGQQFGS, encoded by the coding sequence ATGAATAAAAAACTGGTGGCAGGTCTGGCCCTGATTGTGGCCTTCACGGTTTATGGAGTCTATGCGTTCCGCGAAAATGTAAACCCCTATACCGATTTTACCGGGGCTGAAACCTCGTGGGGAAAAGTTCAGATCAAGGGGACCTGGGATCAGAACCGTGAATCGGATTACAATTCTGAGACCAACACATTTACTTTCTGGCTGACCGACGAATCAGGAAAATCGTGCCAGGTGATTTTCAGCGGAGCAAAACCCAATAATTTCGAACATGCCACCAGCGTGGTGGTCCGGGGCAGCCTGGATGGAACGGTATTTCGTTCCGACCGCATTCTGGTAAAATGTCCGAGTAAATACCAGTCAGAACAGGCCGACGGTCAGCAATTCGGCAGCTAA